In Psychrobacter sp. P11G3, a single genomic region encodes these proteins:
- a CDS encoding LysR family transcriptional regulator yields the protein MNGMNRLDIKQLRVLKALLDLKNLSQVARKMGLTQQAISEQLRKLREVFDDRLFIRQGNSMVATPKALSMQQPIDHILKQLEDLLEPEIFMPHTYKGVFTISATDYATQALLPQLFNITRRDAPDLKLIVRDFASDNINQLIAAGELDLLITFPEFIPDNLSYVTLFEEQHLCVTGCENKPPIEPLTLAQVAAHAQLVVSPSRANLRGSHDQWFAEKGLKRNIVMSVPSFSAVPDILHTTDMIAFYPSRLLPSSKVKELEVEALPPTFKVIAAWHPRTADSGIHRWLIEQLRNI from the coding sequence ATGAATGGAATGAATCGGCTCGATATTAAGCAGCTTAGAGTATTAAAGGCGTTACTTGATCTAAAAAACCTGTCACAAGTCGCACGCAAAATGGGGCTGACCCAACAAGCCATCAGTGAGCAGTTGCGTAAGTTACGTGAGGTGTTTGATGATCGCCTGTTTATTCGTCAAGGCAATAGCATGGTGGCAACACCAAAGGCGCTATCGATGCAGCAACCTATTGACCATATATTAAAGCAGTTGGAAGATTTGTTAGAGCCAGAGATTTTTATGCCGCACACATATAAAGGCGTCTTTACAATTAGTGCGACTGACTATGCGACGCAGGCATTATTACCGCAATTGTTTAATATTACGCGACGCGACGCACCTGATCTGAAGCTGATCGTCCGTGATTTTGCCTCGGACAATATCAATCAGCTGATAGCAGCAGGTGAGCTTGATTTGTTGATTACCTTTCCTGAATTTATCCCAGATAACTTATCGTATGTGACTTTATTTGAAGAACAACATTTATGCGTGACGGGTTGTGAAAATAAACCTCCAATAGAACCATTAACGCTAGCGCAAGTGGCTGCACACGCGCAGCTCGTCGTGTCACCTTCGCGTGCTAATTTACGTGGCTCTCATGATCAATGGTTTGCAGAAAAAGGTCTAAAACGAAATATTGTGATGTCGGTTCCTAGCTTTTCGGCTGTACCAGATATTTTGCACACGACTGACATGATTGCGTTTTATCCTTCGCGATTATTGCCAAGCAGTAAGGTCAAAGAACTTGAGGTGGAAGCATTGCCGCCTACTTTTAAGGTCATAGCAGCATGGCATCCACGTACTGCTGACAGTGGCATACATCGTTGGTTAATCGAGCAATTACGAAATATATAA
- a CDS encoding DUF305 domain-containing protein, whose product MEAAKQKNMNPYVKFTLMILTSTVIMYIMMYFNTYQWDHIYFSETRAYMALYMGAGMAVVMLAFMTNMYKKTKVNLMIYGLSVLMFVVGIWGVRSQGTVDQVDWMQAMIPHHSIAILTSSRADIEDPRVQKLADDIIKAQKREISEMKQLIDELE is encoded by the coding sequence ATGGAAGCTGCTAAGCAAAAAAATATGAACCCTTATGTAAAATTTACCTTAATGATTCTGACATCGACTGTCATCATGTATATCATGATGTACTTCAATACCTACCAGTGGGATCACATTTACTTTAGTGAAACCCGAGCTTATATGGCGCTATACATGGGTGCCGGTATGGCAGTCGTCATGTTGGCATTTATGACCAATATGTATAAGAAGACCAAGGTCAATTTGATGATCTATGGTCTAAGTGTATTGATGTTTGTAGTTGGTATTTGGGGCGTTAGATCTCAAGGGACTGTCGATCAAGTCGATTGGATGCAGGCGATGATACCGCATCACTCGATTGCCATTCTCACCAGTAGTCGCGCTGATATTGAAGATCCGCGTGTACAAAAGCTTGCTGATGATATTATAAAAGCACAAAAGCGTGAAATCTCTGAGATGAAGCAGTTGATTGATGAGCTTGAATAA
- the cobA gene encoding uroporphyrinogen-III C-methyltransferase translates to MGQYGTENVQTGNKRGTVHLIGAGSGDPELLTLKAWRVMQRAEVVLYDSLVSEDVLDMCASTAEKIFVGKRRANHALPQESINELLVKHALAGKMVVRLKGGDPFIFGRGGEELQEVVRHGIHFETIPGITAASAAASRTGIPLTHRDHAQSVKFVTACKKNGAPNNDYSELMDSSQTVVFYMGLHRLHEMTQGLIASGRDSETPFAIISHASMPTQQVLIGTLSDIADQQAEAKLPTPALLIMGDVVTLYHEFADYNLGAMGKGEFIDVDKVISSNELIPNLESIA, encoded by the coding sequence ATGGGTCAATACGGCACAGAAAACGTGCAAACTGGCAACAAAAGAGGCACTGTGCATCTGATTGGTGCAGGATCTGGTGACCCTGAGCTATTAACCTTAAAAGCGTGGCGGGTGATGCAGCGTGCAGAGGTAGTGTTGTATGACAGCCTGGTGTCTGAGGATGTTTTGGATATGTGCGCGAGCACGGCTGAAAAAATATTCGTTGGTAAGCGCCGCGCCAACCATGCATTGCCACAAGAGAGCATTAATGAGCTACTGGTCAAACACGCGCTGGCAGGTAAAATGGTGGTTCGTCTAAAAGGTGGCGATCCTTTTATTTTTGGGCGCGGCGGCGAAGAGCTGCAGGAAGTGGTGCGTCATGGCATTCATTTTGAGACTATTCCAGGTATTACTGCCGCAAGTGCCGCTGCTAGCCGTACAGGAATTCCACTAACGCACCGTGACCATGCTCAATCGGTCAAGTTTGTCACTGCTTGCAAAAAAAATGGCGCGCCCAATAATGATTATAGTGAGCTAATGGACAGCAGCCAGACAGTTGTGTTTTACATGGGTTTGCACCGTTTGCATGAGATGACACAAGGGTTGATAGCAAGTGGACGCGACAGCGAAACGCCTTTTGCTATCATTAGTCATGCCAGTATGCCAACGCAGCAAGTACTTATCGGCACATTAAGTGATATCGCTGATCAGCAAGCTGAAGCAAAACTGCCAACCCCTGCACTTTTAATCATGGGTGATGTGGTTACTTTATATCATGAGTTTGCAGACTATAATCTTGGCGCCATGGGTAAAGGTGAGTTTATTGATGTTGATAAAGTGATAAGCAGTAATGAGTTAATACCCAATTTGGAGAGTATTGCGTAG
- a CDS encoding alkene reductase, with protein sequence MTQTTLNTKILFSSVALGPYTLKNRIVMPPLTRSRSTQPDNIPNDLMASYYAQRASAGFMVTEGTQIEPRGQGYAWTPGIHSPAQVEGWKKVTQAVHDKGGIIFAQLWHVGRVSHTSLQPNGAQPVGPSDITADNVKVFIETGPGEGALADPSEPRALSTDEVGELVTMYAAAARNALEAGFDGVELHCANGYLVNQFISEHSNTRDDQYGGSLTNRLRFLKEIVAAVSEVVGADRLGVRFAPLFASTDETRVYLGLVESDPHHTYIEAIKVLEQAGIAYLSIAEADWDNAPDLPDTFYQAVREEFSGRIIYAGKYTVQKAVNILEKGYGDLFAFGRPFIANPDLPERIANNWPLNEVDPTTMYGGTDVGYSDYPYYQE encoded by the coding sequence ATGACACAAACCACTCTAAATACAAAGATATTATTTTCATCTGTAGCACTTGGGCCTTATACGCTCAAAAACCGCATCGTAATGCCGCCATTGACACGCTCTCGTAGCACGCAACCTGACAATATTCCTAATGACTTAATGGCCAGCTATTATGCACAGCGTGCGTCAGCAGGCTTTATGGTGACGGAAGGTACGCAGATTGAGCCAAGAGGCCAAGGCTATGCTTGGACGCCAGGTATTCATTCACCAGCCCAAGTGGAAGGCTGGAAAAAAGTCACGCAAGCAGTACATGACAAAGGCGGTATTATTTTTGCTCAGCTTTGGCATGTAGGGCGTGTGTCGCACACCAGCTTGCAGCCTAACGGTGCTCAGCCGGTAGGGCCTTCTGATATTACCGCTGATAACGTAAAAGTCTTCATCGAAACAGGTCCGGGTGAAGGAGCATTGGCTGATCCAAGTGAGCCACGAGCTCTTAGTACTGATGAGGTTGGTGAACTGGTAACGATGTATGCGGCAGCTGCGCGCAATGCATTGGAGGCAGGTTTTGATGGGGTAGAGCTACATTGTGCTAATGGCTATTTGGTCAATCAGTTTATCTCTGAACATAGCAACACACGTGATGATCAATATGGTGGGTCGTTAACCAATCGTCTGCGTTTCTTAAAAGAAATCGTGGCTGCTGTCAGTGAAGTGGTGGGTGCTGATCGTTTAGGCGTACGCTTTGCGCCTTTGTTTGCGAGTACGGATGAGACACGCGTGTATTTAGGATTGGTAGAGTCAGATCCTCATCATACGTATATTGAAGCGATTAAAGTCCTTGAGCAAGCGGGTATTGCTTATTTGTCCATTGCAGAAGCTGATTGGGATAATGCGCCTGATTTACCAGACACTTTTTATCAAGCAGTCAGAGAAGAGTTTTCAGGCCGTATTATTTATGCTGGCAAGTACACGGTACAAAAAGCTGTGAACATTTTAGAAAAAGGCTACGGTGATTTATTCGCGTTTGGTCGTCCTTTTATCGCCAATCCTGATCTGCCAGAGCGTATTGCCAATAACTGGCCATTGAATGAAGTAGATCCTACCACGATGTATGGTGGTACTGATGTGGGCTACAGTGATTATCCTTACTATCAAGAATAG
- a CDS encoding nitrate reductase, protein MNNATANESAASKVVPANKSDNLPNSVQKATGRVIETHDISATKNIKKAPLSSDGDLIDSSITTIRTTCPYCGVGCGVLASVNETEVLSVKGDPDHPANFGKLCSKGSALAQTLGTARRLTEPYYQNKQAVMQQHQPMQLGNDFNAKDLSDKPLVNQTDWDTVLDDVASRLNDTIAKHGRDSIMFYVSGQLLTEDYYVANKFIKGFIGNNNIDSNSRLCMSSAVAGHKRAFGADLVPGNYEDLEACDLLVLVGSNMAWCHPILFGRFLAAKKTNPNKKLIVIDPRHTDSCEFADLHLPIAAGTDTHLYNGLLHYLDQQGCQDDEYVSQSLGVDDAVNTAKAWSIDEVASACQVSADSIRQFYECVAATDKTVTAFSMGVNQSQSGTDKVNAIINTHLFTGRVGKVGASPFSLTGQPNAMGGREVGALANLLAAHLELDNADHRQLVADFWQSPQAISPNVGVKACDAAAAILDGRIKAIWIMATNPVVSLPDADNFRQALAECDLVIVSDCSVDSDTVKCADIVLPAQGWGEKSGTVTNSERRISRQRKLMPAPGLAKPDWWILSQVAIRMGLTGFDYQHPSEIFNEHVALTAYGNTHNQSVSHSNKTYPRYLNLSKDLSALITDEMPTDKSAHQYISQHVNHKGNQTYQPIVLSQQAYEEMLPFQWGGTRISMIDKIKPLENEIINSAATVTKSQLIAITPSDEASTANGHRRQRRQKPQLIGEHRPLSKREFEHNNQSESQVVHVRLITGRLRDQWHTMTRTGLAPQLNQHQPIPTLTIHPNDARQLGIQDNDFVQLHRRYENYKKYEKYESYENGMASNGIVNDTVMSTARDGNESESTVMAQVAISDTLRVGDAFMPMHWSNAFASFARVGPLIPTVVDPHSGQPELKNTAISVTPVPMQSFGKILVHPEWQDAVIVQLRTILANFSAKASEKELSKIKYEARSKNILPEELPALTWSLSHQNNSILINLASPMDEASSTLACPEFWQQFIASIQSLSESNCQKRVMHTAFTVDNVQNQLRFIVTHAAPEIDSNNTAIVSQVSDDERPSTQLIMAVYVAPTQTQLPSVHWLDSCFTDTSQIPVKQRYKWLLAGRPASGYVDPGPLVCSCMSVGKNTILNAITQQGCTSATAVGKQCRAGTNCGSCVGQINALIAECAALAQA, encoded by the coding sequence ATGAATAACGCTACCGCCAATGAATCTGCTGCTAGCAAAGTAGTGCCAGCTAATAAATCGGACAACCTGCCTAATAGCGTGCAAAAAGCAACAGGCCGAGTCATTGAGACACATGACATAAGCGCCACCAAAAATATCAAAAAAGCACCGTTGTCATCTGATGGTGATTTGATTGATAGCTCTATCACTACTATCCGCACGACGTGCCCTTATTGCGGAGTGGGATGCGGTGTTTTAGCGAGCGTAAATGAGACAGAGGTGCTGAGCGTCAAAGGAGATCCTGATCATCCTGCTAACTTTGGCAAATTGTGCTCCAAAGGGAGTGCATTGGCGCAAACACTGGGCACTGCGCGCCGCTTGACCGAGCCATATTATCAAAACAAGCAAGCAGTCATGCAACAGCATCAGCCTATGCAATTGGGTAATGATTTCAATGCCAAAGACCTATCTGACAAGCCACTTGTAAATCAGACAGACTGGGACACCGTTTTAGATGACGTGGCCAGTCGTTTAAATGACACTATCGCCAAACACGGGCGAGACAGCATTATGTTTTATGTCTCAGGTCAATTGCTGACTGAAGACTATTACGTGGCTAACAAATTTATAAAAGGGTTTATCGGTAATAACAACATCGACTCCAACTCTCGGCTGTGTATGTCATCTGCAGTAGCCGGGCACAAACGCGCGTTTGGCGCAGACCTTGTGCCGGGTAATTACGAGGATTTGGAGGCTTGTGATTTATTGGTACTGGTAGGCTCTAATATGGCGTGGTGCCATCCTATTTTGTTTGGTCGATTTTTAGCAGCCAAAAAAACCAATCCTAATAAAAAACTGATTGTGATAGACCCACGCCATACGGACTCTTGTGAATTTGCCGATTTGCATTTGCCAATTGCTGCGGGCACGGATACACATTTATATAATGGGTTGCTGCATTACCTAGATCAGCAGGGTTGCCAAGATGATGAATATGTTAGCCAAAGCTTGGGCGTTGATGATGCGGTGAATACGGCCAAAGCATGGAGTATCGATGAAGTTGCCAGTGCCTGTCAAGTGTCTGCGGATAGTATCCGCCAGTTCTATGAATGCGTTGCCGCCACTGATAAAACAGTTACTGCCTTTAGTATGGGCGTCAATCAATCACAAAGCGGAACTGATAAGGTCAACGCCATTATCAACACCCATTTGTTCACAGGGCGTGTGGGCAAAGTAGGGGCCAGTCCGTTTTCACTCACTGGACAGCCTAATGCAATGGGTGGACGAGAAGTAGGCGCCCTTGCTAATCTGTTGGCGGCGCATTTAGAACTAGACAATGCTGATCATCGTCAGCTCGTAGCAGACTTTTGGCAGTCGCCTCAGGCTATCTCCCCAAATGTAGGTGTCAAAGCCTGCGATGCTGCTGCTGCCATATTGGATGGTCGTATCAAGGCCATTTGGATTATGGCCACCAACCCTGTGGTCAGCTTGCCAGATGCGGATAATTTTCGCCAAGCGCTTGCTGAATGTGATTTGGTGATTGTTTCTGACTGCTCGGTAGACAGTGATACGGTGAAGTGTGCCGATATTGTATTGCCTGCTCAGGGGTGGGGTGAAAAATCTGGAACGGTCACCAATTCTGAACGGCGCATCTCTCGTCAGCGGAAATTAATGCCTGCACCAGGGCTTGCCAAACCAGATTGGTGGATACTGTCTCAAGTTGCCATACGCATGGGATTAACGGGGTTTGATTACCAACATCCTAGCGAGATATTTAACGAACATGTGGCATTGACTGCTTATGGTAATACACATAATCAAAGCGTATCTCATTCCAATAAGACCTATCCTCGCTACCTGAATCTTAGCAAAGACTTGTCTGCTCTAATAACAGATGAGATGCCAACCGATAAATCTGCTCACCAATATATTAGCCAACATGTTAATCATAAAGGCAATCAAACATATCAGCCAATCGTACTCAGTCAGCAAGCATACGAAGAGATGTTACCGTTTCAATGGGGTGGTACGCGTATCTCCATGATTGATAAGATAAAACCTTTAGAAAATGAGATTATTAATTCCGCTGCTACTGTTACCAAGTCACAGTTAATCGCTATTACGCCCTCTGATGAAGCGAGTACGGCCAATGGGCATCGACGTCAAAGAAGGCAGAAACCCCAACTGATTGGTGAGCATCGACCACTCTCTAAACGTGAGTTTGAGCATAATAATCAATCTGAAAGCCAGGTGGTTCATGTACGCCTGATTACGGGCAGACTGCGTGATCAATGGCATACCATGACTCGCACTGGCCTTGCACCGCAGTTAAATCAACATCAGCCAATACCGACACTGACCATACATCCTAATGATGCACGGCAACTGGGTATTCAAGACAACGACTTTGTACAACTGCATCGTAGGTATGAAAACTACAAAAAGTATGAAAAGTATGAAAGCTATGAGAATGGCATGGCGAGTAATGGCATAGTCAATGATACCGTGATGAGTACGGCTAGGGATGGCAACGAGTCAGAGAGTACCGTGATGGCGCAAGTTGCCATTAGCGATACGTTGCGCGTTGGTGATGCATTTATGCCCATGCATTGGAGCAATGCTTTTGCTAGCTTCGCCCGAGTAGGCCCTCTTATTCCAACAGTCGTCGATCCGCATTCAGGGCAGCCAGAGCTCAAAAATACGGCGATTAGTGTCACGCCCGTTCCTATGCAATCATTTGGTAAGATTTTGGTGCATCCTGAATGGCAAGATGCCGTTATAGTGCAACTACGTACTATTTTGGCCAATTTTTCTGCCAAAGCGTCAGAGAAAGAATTGTCTAAAATAAAATACGAGGCACGTTCAAAGAATATTTTACCAGAGGAGCTACCTGCACTTACTTGGAGTTTGAGTCATCAGAATAACAGTATATTGATCAATCTCGCTAGTCCAATGGATGAGGCTAGCAGTACCTTAGCGTGCCCCGAGTTTTGGCAGCAGTTTATAGCGTCTATACAATCATTATCAGAGTCAAATTGTCAAAAGCGTGTCATGCATACGGCGTTTACGGTCGATAATGTACAGAATCAATTACGTTTTATTGTGACGCATGCTGCGCCTGAGATAGACTCAAATAACACTGCTATAGTTAGTCAAGTATCAGATGATGAAAGGCCTAGTACACAACTGATCATGGCTGTTTATGTTGCTCCAACGCAAACGCAATTACCGAGTGTACATTGGCTCGATAGCTGCTTTACGGATACCAGCCAAATACCTGTCAAACAACGATATAAGTGGTTGCTCGCGGGACGGCCTGCCAGTGGGTATGTTGATCCAGGACCCTTGGTATGCTCATGTATGTCGGTTGGAAAAAACACTATTCTCAACGCTATCACACAGCAGGGTTGTACTAGTGCGACGGCAGTGGGCAAGCAGTGCCGGGCAGGTACCAATTGTGGATCTTGTGTGGGGCAAATCAACGCATTAATCGCAGAATGCGCCGCATTGGCGCAAGCTTAA